The genomic interval ATTACCCCTCTGGTACAGATCTAATTTTGTAATCGTGTTATTTTACTGAATGCAATTAACCCAGTTGGTTCGCCCTGAATCCTTTCTAAGGCACTTGTAAGGAATGGCAGGTTTTTAAGGACCACGCTATTGCATGTTCTCCGTCAGAACCGTTGCCAATCATTTTCTGCTGTCAGGGATGAAATCTAGCatataaaagagaaaaccatGCGTGTGTGCCTGTAAGATAAACACACAGATATGCCTGGGCTCTGTGTCCTTTGATAACGTTACCGCGGGTTTGGTTGGGAGATTTTGGGAAAAGAGAGTCCAAGGGCGGGCTGGGTCATCTTTCTTTGTAATGCGGAAAAATTAACTCAACCGCGCCTGCCTAGTCCCGAGAGAGCCGGGCGGCCCATCTGGTCTGGCTACGAGTTTGCTGCGGAGAGAAAAGCCTGCTCACTAAAGCTTCCCCACCGCCCAGGAGCGCGGACCTCGGGTCTGGGCCCGGAAGAGGGATTAGGCTCAGGGCAGCGCAGCCAACTCGCACTCCTCAGCCAGTGGCCACAGTCTGGGGCTGGAAGCGCCTGGGCCGGGCGGAGGGAGGgcaagcaggagagagaaaagggtgaGGGAAGTTGACCTCTACGGGCGGAGCCCTCTGCGCAGCGGGCAGGAGGCAGCGGGCGCGATGGCTCTTTTCACGGCGTCCCCTACGGCGTGGTCGACCCGAGGGAAAGGCCCGCTCCCGCTCCAGAGTccgaggaaagaagagagagctgAGAGCTGGTCTTGCGCAGAGACCCCAGAATGCGCCCCTGAAAAACAGAATCAAAGCGCAGTGTTAGGGAGGcgggagagaggagggggagggtggGGAGCAGGGACACGAGGCGGGAGGGAGCATGCGAGGGATACAAGGTGACAAGAGGACAGGACCCCAGTCGGCCGGTCGCGACCTCCGTCCCCAGGCTTCAGGGGGACGCGGAGGGGACCCTGAGCCCACGGAGCGCGGGGCCTGCAGCCCGGGGGGAGGGGGTGGCGCGATGACTGTAAGCGCAGGTCCGGGCTGCGGAAGTCCAGAGGAGGGTGCATGCGCTGCGGATACTGCCGCGTCCAGAGAAACGATTTCGGGAGCTGGAGCCGTGAAAACGCGTCCGCAGATGGTCCTTCTGTGCAGTCCCAGCCGTTCCCGCATTCTGCACCCCCTTTCCCAGCCTCACCCCCTCCCTTGGACCACACGCCAGACCCGCACTCTCGAATCTCCACCCCTCTTCGTTTAGGACCCTGCAAACTGCAAGACCGGCAAGAGAATCGAAACGATCGATGAGAGAAGGATTACATATACCCATAGCCCTAGAAATCCGGAGAGAGACCTGCTAGCCCTGTTCAAACCTGCAGAGGACCAAAACGTTTTCAATCGCTGCTCAGCGCGTTCGCAGAGGAAAGAAGAGGCTGAGAGCCTTCCGTGGTATAAGGTGCTttaaggtgggaggtgggggtagGGAGGGGGTGGGTCGGAGCGGTCCGGTCTTTCCCCCTCGCTTGCTGATCCAGAATTAGGGATTAATGGCTCGCTCCAGCCAAACAAATAAGGCATCTGCCTTCAGCACAAGAGGATTACACGGGCTGCTGACGTCACCAGTCAGACAGATGTtggctcccaaagtcctgagcAGCTCGCTGTGTCCTTGAAACCAAAGAGCCGCAGAAGGCTCGCAGCCCCCAATTGCAGAGCCTAGGTACAGCAGAGGGCAAGAGCCCTGCCCTTGCCGACAACCCCCTGGCGTCAACCCAGTGCCCGCAGGCAGCTCCCTAAGACGTCGAGCTTCCAGCCTCTCCAAGCGCTCCCTTCGCCGTCCTGCTGTCAAAACCCAGGCTCTCTCAAAACAAGCCAAAGTCACCGTTCTCAGTTGCCTCTCCCTAACATGGAGACAAACGCCCACAACCCAGTCGACACCTTATCTAGATCCCACATTTAAGCTCTCGGGCTCCTGTTCACTCACACTCGGTTGGGCAAGTAACAGGAAAATAAGCACCTTAGGCCGGACACAGCCCACGCTCCAACGGAGGGACCGCCTCTTAATTATGTGCGCAAGCAGCAAAAGCAGAGCTAATCTGCATCTCCTCTTCTCAACCCCGCAGCCTGCCTTCCCCCGAGGCCAAGGTTTAGGTTTATGTTTAATCTTATCACGAATGCCATTCCGGACGAATGTGCCTTTCAAAACACATTGTTAGCTTTGCCAACCTAACTCAGCGTCCCAACCAGAGCCCTGGACCACCACTCGGTGAACCACGGGGACCTCACCATGGTCCTGATTAGGACACGGAAAAAATGTCATTGCATATTCTTCTCAAGTACTTTGAATAcgttgtctaaaaataaaatattaaaataagtatgTGTGTTCAAAATATATGTAGCATCTAATTCCAGCAACCTGCACAAAGAACTGCAGTTTCATTTTATAGCCAAATCTgatgaataaagaacaaaaattaatttatttataaactcCAAGGTCCTTTTAAATGAtgtaattttaacttaattttaattatgaaCTATTTTAATTCTTCTAACCTGCatattgtttttgctttatatGATTTTCCAGGCCTTTACAGGTCACACTAAAGTCAGGTTATGAAATAAGCTAAAAGACACATCAAACTGGAAATTTAAATGAGCAATTTTGAATAAGTTATGTAATCCACAAATGAAAtggttttaaatgaattttaattcTGTAAAGGAGTAAAGGCTATTCAAacaatgtataaaacaaaataagctgATCTCCAGCACAGACCCACACTGAACCAATCCTGTGTCCCAAATCTAATCAGTATATATGAAAAAATCTGTgactttcttggaaaaaaaataaatgcttgctCACAACATTGCACTGTCAGTTATAGAGTACAATGCCTACACGGGAGTAAAAGGAATAGCCGGATTATATCTGCATTCATATTATTCCTGTCTATCAAAGTGGCATTTAATTTTCCCAATTTTATGCATTTAGAAATTCATTCACtgataaaaatcaatttaattttcTGTAGTGTCATTCAGCCAATGCCAGTCTAAAATAGTAAAATTTCTCCATCCCCATTCTGTTTCAAGGCCTTATAAAAAACGTTCTACATCTAAAactgatagttttaaaatttacatttaccaGTACCAAAAGGTGGgctttatcttattttaattggataaataatatatactatttgaGGCAGGGTAAAAACTGAACACATAATGATTGTTTCTTTGAAACTTGGTAGAATAAGTTTGAAATGCCACATTTTACCAGTCTAATTCCTTTTAAAGACCATAAAGATTATTTTTGACTTCTAACATGCTTTGAATGTAAACTTTCACTCAGGTCTCAAAATTTTATTAGAGTCCTTTTTTGCTCAGTGATTTAATATTAGTTCGCTGTCCATGGTCTTGATCCACATGAAAGGACATGCTAGTGTTAccttttgaaaaatgaaagtcACAATGCTTCTGCACAAATTAGACTCCCTAGCATTTAAAATGATAGCAAAAGGGGGAAATGCTATAGGCTTTAGGTTCTCTTCCCCATCCCAGTTGttctcatttttctatatttgcCACCAAATTGAACGTACAGGAAGCAGATAGTttgcatttcattatttttgaactCACAAAACCACCACTCCATTTAAAGATCCAAATAATTGTAGTAAACAGGAAATAATATCTTTCAACCTGCAATACTTTTTTGGCAGTTTTCAAAAGAGACATAGACATTGTTGTACAGGAATCCTTGTCCACTTTTACATATGGTTTAACAAGtgcagaaaaattacaaaaatgacaaATTCAGGGGCAAAAGCTAAACAACCTTTTCAATCATCTTTCTCTCCATATTTACATCACTATATAGAGGCATATagatagcacacacacacacacacacacacacacacacacacacacacacacgctaagAGCATTAAACTAAATCCATCTCTAACACCTTACACTTTTTTTGTAGCAAAGCATATGTTCCAGTGGCTAAGATGCGGAATAATTCTTCCAGCCAAAATAGCATTTCAtcttcagtttaaaaaataagagactgACCCGGCAGAGTAACATTTAACATCTCCTGGGGTTTCCTCGAGCgtgagaaaggagaaagggaaagaaatattCCCTCTTTCAAAAACGTAATTGTCCTTcgttttttattttctccttcacatTGTCaggaaaaatatgttatatatatatatgtatatatgcatatataaatagaCACTTATTTTTCCAAACCCCAAGAGCCGCTGTTGATCTTTGGAGGACACCGATCCGCACAAACCGGTCATATCTGTGCTTTGATACAAGTACCCCAACGGTAAGAAAACAGGCCCTTGGTTTTAAACTGAGGTCGGCACCCACGCCAGGCCATGGGGCCGAGCCTCAGCGATTCACACTTTCTTGGGCACGAGAAGGCTACTTTCTCAAGAAGTATTTCGAACTTGGGAAAATCCTAGTACCGGAAGAAAATGGCCTAAACACAATAGGACTCGCCATTTTCTCCTTGTGAAGCACAAAGCGCTTGGCGCTGCCCGCCACACAAAGAAAGCCTGGGCCCGCGGAATTCTTGCACATTTTCAAGAGGCCAAAAAATACCTTCTCAGAACCACAATTTCTCCCTCCTGGGCGCCGTGAGACAcaccctctctcccaccctcatTCAGTCCTCGTCCCAAGAAGATCCCATATTTGAGATGGAGATAAAAGACGCACCGAAGGCGCGATGCTGGCGTGCGAGCCACCCCGGCAAGAATAAGTCCTGAAAACCAAGGGGCCCGGCCCGCGGCTGGCCGGGGCTCCATTCTAGGCCCGGGGTGGGGGAACACGgatcccctccctcctcttcagATCCCTCCTTCCAATTCCATTCTGTCTCCCAAGCGTGTCTGGGAGCCTGGCGAGCTTAGGGATCTCTGTGACCTGATTTCCATCCATTGCCAGGAACCAACCTTACAGCCCGGAGCTGAGCCGGCGGCTCTCAAGCATGCTCGCGACGCGGGAACTCCTCGACTCCGCGCCTCCCGCCGCCCCCCGCCCGCCACCCCAAGTCACCGCATCAAAGTCAACCAGGATCGTGTTCTGCACGCCCACAACCGGCGAAACGCTTCTCCCGCTCACGTGCGAAAAGTGTAAGCTTCGAAGAAGCCCCTGTGAACCAAAACACCAAAACACAAGCAACAACCCGATTCACAAAGCGAACACTCCCAGCCCAGCCGGGTACGCAGAGCCCGGCTACCGCAGGAAAGAATGGTACTTACAGCCGGCGTGCGCTCGGGTAATCCGCGTCGCAGCCCGTGCGGTGGATtagttggcttttaaaaaaatcactacacACCTCTACATCTTTGATTTTACACATCTTCCACCGGTGAGAAGGAACGAAAACAAGAATCTTGTAGCCTAGTGGAATGGGGGAGGGGGATGAAGATTTTCATTGTCTACGCTCGGCGCACGCAGCCCAAGGAAAGACGCTCACTGCCTTTGGAGCTCCTTCTACTTTCTGCTTGAAATTCAGAAGCTTTCAACGCAGTAAAGCGGGGGTTTggtctccctccctgcctccctccctctgcgttctctctctcctttctctctctctctctctctctctgtcatttccttctccctcctctcctctcccctccctctctcttctcaagctcgaagtctctctctctctttctctctctctctctctcgctttttTTCAAAAGAGGGCAGGTCGCTTCCTGCATCCCAATGAGTTAAATCAGTCACTTACTTCTCATGCATCAGCAGCCTCTTTAACAACCCGAGGGCTGCAGGCACAAAAGAGCATTTAGCTGCCTCCAATTTGTGTAGAAGGCCTGTCCTTAATTTGTTTTTGGAGTATAATTAAATCATGTATTTCACGTAATATAAAAATACCGAATTCTCAACTTTAGTGAATGAACTGCTAATGGTAACCTTTGAAAATAAATCCCTCTTGTTGATGTTCTTATCAAGGGCCTAGAACGCCCCAGAATTGCAGAGGCCTAAGGTCTGGGCCCCAAACTACCTGCCCCTCCCCCCTTTCACACGTCAAGGTCACAGTCATATGATCCCCCATTGCTTTAAAA from Gorilla gorilla gorilla isolate KB3781 chromosome 7, NHGRI_mGorGor1-v2.1_pri, whole genome shotgun sequence carries:
- the LOC101152791 gene encoding uncharacterized protein; translation: MCKIKDVEVCSDFFKSQLIHRTGCDADYPSARRLGAFWGLCARPALSSLFFPRTLERERAFPSGRPRRRGRREKSHRARCLLPAAQRAPPVEVNFPHPFLSPACPPSARPRRFQPQTVATG